Proteins found in one Acanthopagrus latus isolate v.2019 chromosome 3, fAcaLat1.1, whole genome shotgun sequence genomic segment:
- the znf384a gene encoding zinc finger protein 384a isoform X2, protein MLPMCQWEMMRKQKMREIMDDSHFNSSYFWSPVPTVQGQIENAMFLNKTKEQLGQEKAGAPSFPHSSASSTASPHYPTAVLAIPGSVDAGGGLRVIPKQEGGGVTMGGGGVGNSGGGPLSVVGGHLHQSHTSQNITVVPVPSTGIMTAAGLVITTPQGTLVPTASTQSFVTGPHTATTMIVSALHPSNTDKKDDITIPPAVVMPTPSKRGRKSKQGMGRLAGVGGVLPPGSDALILAHLAAGGQHPTADPYDLSNDEDDHTNKDGPKSYRCRMCAVTFFSKSDMQIHAKSHTEAKPHKCPHCSKSFANSSYLSQHIRIHSGAKPYTCTYCQKTFRQLSHLQQHTRNHTEAKPHKCPHCSKSFANSSYLSQHIRIHTGAKPYTCSYCQKTFRQLSHLQQHTRIHTGDRPYKCNHPGCDKSFTQLSNLQSHRRQHNKDKPYKCHNCNRGYTDAASLEVHLSTHTVKHAKLFSCGLCNRSYTSETYLMKHMRKHNPDPLTVAATVAAQQAQGLTPGGSGRGRGRGRGRGGGRGGHLQAQTNPNNQNPGPPGSYQSHQQPTEAVVQCPFDLHQYKTVSANEIQYKPVTVADVPVTHKDLCLTVSTSAIQNPKY, encoded by the exons atgttgCCTATGTGTCAGTGGGAGATGATGAGGAAGCAGAAGATGAGAG AAATAATGGACGATTCCCATTTCAACTCATCATACTTTTGGTCTCCCGTCCCCACTGTACAAGGACAG ATCGAGAACGCCATGTTCCTGAACAAGACCAAGGAGCAGCTAGGTCAAGAGAAGGCCGGTGCGCCCTCCTTCCCCCACTCTTCTGCGTCTTCCACCGCCTCCCCGCACTACCCCACGGCTGTACTCGCCATCCCCGGCTCAGTGGACGCAGGGGGTGGGCTACGGGTGATCCCCAAGCAGGAAGGAGGTGGGGTTACTatgggaggaggtggtgttggCAACAGTGGCGGTGGACCTTTGAGCGTGGTCGGCGGACACCTGCACCAGTCTCACACATCCCAGAACATCACCGTTGTGCCTGTTCCCTCTACGGGTATCATGACTGCGG CGGGGTTAGTGATCACCACCCCTCAAGGCACACTGGTCCCCACTGCCTCCACGCAGTCATTTGTAACTGGACCCcacactgccaccaccatgaTAGTGTCTGCACTGCACCCCTCAAATACAG ACAAGAAGGACGACATCACTATCCCTCCTGCAGTTGTCATGCCGACGCCATCTAAGCGAGGCAGGAAGAGCAAACAGGGGATGGGAAGATTAGCTGGAGTGGGTGGGGTCCTTCCTCCAGGTAGCGATGCATTAATTTTGGCGCACCTCgcagctggaggacag CACCCCACTGCTGACCCATATGACCTGTCAAATGATGAGGATGATCATACCAACAAAGATGGCCCCAAATCCTACAG GTGTCGGATGTGTGCAGTGACGTTCTTCAGCAAGTCAGACATGCAGATCCACGCCAAGTCCCACACTGAGGCCAAGCCCCACAAGTGCCCCCACTGCTCCAAGTCGTTTGCCAACTCCAGCTACCTGTCCCAGCACATCCGCATCCACAGCGGGGCCAAGCCCTACACCTGCACCTACTGCCAGAAAACGTTCAGGCAGCTCAGTCACCTACAGCAGCACACACG AAACCACACTGAGGCCAAGCCCCACAAGTGTCCCCACTGCTCCAAGTCGTTTGCCAACTCCAGCTACCTGTCCCAGCACATCCGCATCCACACCGGGGCCAAGCCCTACACCTGCTCCTACTGCCAGAAAACATTCAGGCAGCTCAGTCACCTACAGCAGCACACACG gatTCACACCGGTGACCGACCGTACAAGTGTAACCATCCTGGCTGTGACAAATCTTTCACTCAGTTGTCAAACTTACAG TCTCACCGTCGGCAACACAACAAAGATAAGCCGTACAAGTGCCACAACTGTAACCGTGGTTACACAGATGCTGCCAGCCTGGAGGTGCACTTGTCCACACACACCGTCAAACATGCCAAGCTGTTCTCCTGTGGCCTCTGTAACAGATCATATACCTCG GAGACGTATCTAATGAAACACATGAGGAAGCACAACCCCGACCCACTAACAGTGGCAGCAACAGTAGCTGCCCAGCAGGCCCAGGGCCTTACGCCCGGCGGATCAGGCAGAGGCCGAGGACGTGgccgagggagaggagggggcagAGGGGGTCACCTCCAAGCCCAAACCAACCCTAACAACCAGAACCCCGGACCCCCCGGCAGCTACCAGTCGCACCAACAGCCCACAGAAGCTGTGGTTCAATGCCCATTTGACCTGCACCAGTACAAGACAGTGTCAGCCAATGAGATCCAGTACAAACCAGTCACTGTGGCAGATGTGCCAGTGACCCACAAAGACCTCTGCCTCACCGTCTCCACATCAGCCATACAG